In the Enterococcus saigonensis genome, one interval contains:
- the lpdA gene encoding dihydrolipoyl dehydrogenase, whose protein sequence is MVVGDFAIELDTVVIGAGPGGYVAAIRAAEMGQKVAIVEKEYIGGVCLNVGCIPSKALISAGHHYQESLDSKLFGVSSENVKLDFTATQEWKQNGVVNKLTSGVGFLLKKHKVEVLEGEAYFVDDHTLRVIHPDSAQTYSFNNAIVATGSRPIEIPGFKFGGRVLDSTGGLALKEVPKNFVIIGGGVIGAELGGAYANLGANVTILEGSPQILPTYEKDMVKIVEDEFKKKGMTVITNAMAKEAVDNGDSVTIKYAVDGKEESITADYVMVTVGRRPNTDELGLEQTGVEIGERGLITVDKQGRTNVSNIFAIGDIVPGAALAHKASYEAKIAAEAISGKKVAVDYKAMPAVAFTDPELASVGMTIAEAKEAGLEAKAFKFPFSGNGRALSLGKTEGFIRLVTTVEDNVLIGAQLAGVGASDMVSELALAIESGMNAEDIALTIHPHPSLGEIVMDASELALGMPIHI, encoded by the coding sequence ATGGTAGTTGGAGATTTCGCTATCGAATTAGATACAGTTGTAATCGGAGCTGGACCTGGTGGCTATGTTGCTGCCATCCGTGCTGCTGAAATGGGACAAAAAGTTGCCATTGTAGAAAAAGAGTATATTGGTGGAGTTTGCTTAAATGTTGGATGTATTCCATCAAAAGCTTTAATTTCTGCTGGGCATCATTACCAAGAATCGCTTGATTCAAAATTATTTGGTGTTTCAAGTGAAAATGTAAAATTAGATTTCACTGCAACCCAAGAATGGAAACAAAATGGCGTTGTTAATAAACTAACTAGTGGCGTTGGTTTTTTACTAAAAAAACACAAAGTTGAAGTTTTAGAAGGTGAAGCCTATTTTGTTGATGATCATACTTTACGTGTGATTCATCCAGATTCTGCCCAAACTTATTCCTTCAATAATGCAATTGTTGCGACTGGTTCTCGTCCAATTGAAATTCCTGGTTTCAAATTTGGTGGACGCGTCCTAGATTCTACTGGTGGTTTAGCATTAAAAGAAGTACCTAAAAACTTTGTCATCATCGGTGGTGGGGTGATTGGTGCTGAATTAGGTGGAGCTTATGCTAACCTTGGCGCTAATGTAACTATTCTAGAAGGTTCACCACAAATCTTACCGACTTATGAAAAAGATATGGTTAAGATCGTTGAAGATGAATTTAAGAAAAAAGGCATGACGGTGATAACCAATGCTATGGCTAAAGAAGCTGTTGATAATGGTGATAGTGTTACAATCAAATATGCTGTGGATGGTAAAGAAGAAAGCATCACGGCAGATTATGTGATGGTAACAGTTGGTCGTCGTCCAAATACTGATGAATTAGGTTTGGAACAAACAGGTGTTGAAATTGGCGAACGTGGTTTAATCACCGTTGATAAACAAGGACGTACAAATGTTTCAAATATTTTTGCAATTGGTGATATTGTTCCAGGAGCAGCTTTAGCTCATAAAGCGAGCTATGAAGCAAAAATTGCTGCTGAAGCAATTAGTGGCAAAAAAGTTGCTGTTGATTACAAAGCGATGCCGGCTGTTGCATTTACTGATCCTGAACTTGCTTCAGTGGGGATGACAATTGCTGAAGCAAAAGAAGCTGGTCTAGAAGCAAAAGCTTTTAAATTCCCGTTCTCTGGTAATGGTCGGGCGTTATCATTAGGTAAAACAGAAGGCTTCATTCGATTAGTGACAACAGTTGAAGACAATGTTTTAATCGGCGCACAACTTGCAGGTGTTGGTGCTAGTGATATGGTTTCTGAACTTGCCTTGGCGATTGAATCTGGCATGAATGCAGAAGATATTGCTTTGACGATTCATCCACATCCATCACTTGGCGAAATTGTTATGGATGCGTCTGAACTTGCTTTGGGTATGCCAATCCATATTTAA
- a CDS encoding dihydrolipoyllysine-residue acetyltransferase — MAFQFKLPDIGEGIAEGEIVKWFVKPGDTINEDDTLLEVQNDKSVEEIPSPVTGTVKNIIVSEGTVANVGDVLVEIDAPGYEDNEGDSGVAATEQTPAQPAATPTEQAAASGGIYQFKLPDIGEGIAEGEIVKWFVKPGDTINEDDTLLEVQNDKSVEEIPSPVTGTVKNIVVPEGTVANVGDVLVEIDAPGHNDASAQSAPVSEEKVVSAAPATSEVVEVANPNKRVLAMPSVRQYAREKDVDISQITATGKGGRVIKEDIDSFLNGGGVVAKDSATPSQSVDVQPSQPAAKAAPAPKAFTSTMSDMEERVALTPTRKAIAKAMVTSKQTAPHVTLHDEVEVSALWDHRKKFKEVAAENGTKLTFLPYVVKALTATVKKFPVLNASIDDVKQEIVYKHYYNVGIATDTDHGLYVPNVKNADQKGMFAIADEINDKAQLAHDGKLAADDMRNGTITISNIGSVGGGFFTPVINYPEVAILGVGTISQQPVVNAEGEIVVGRVMKLSLSFDHRIVDGATAQKAMNNIKRLLANPELMLMEG, encoded by the coding sequence ATGGCTTTTCAATTTAAATTACCGGACATCGGCGAAGGTATTGCAGAAGGCGAAATCGTAAAATGGTTTGTCAAACCAGGCGATACAATCAACGAAGATGATACGTTATTAGAAGTACAAAATGATAAATCAGTCGAAGAAATTCCATCACCTGTTACAGGTACAGTGAAAAATATTATTGTTTCAGAAGGAACAGTAGCCAACGTAGGTGACGTGTTGGTGGAAATTGATGCTCCTGGGTATGAAGATAATGAAGGTGATAGTGGTGTAGCTGCGACTGAGCAAACACCAGCGCAACCAGCTGCAACACCTACTGAACAAGCTGCTGCTAGTGGTGGCATTTATCAATTTAAACTACCGGACATTGGCGAAGGTATTGCAGAAGGCGAAATCGTAAAATGGTTTGTCAAACCAGGCGATACAATCAACGAAGATGATACGTTATTAGAAGTACAAAATGATAAATCAGTCGAAGAAATTCCATCACCTGTTACAGGTACGGTTAAAAATATTGTTGTTCCAGAAGGGACAGTAGCCAATGTAGGCGATGTATTGGTTGAAATTGATGCACCAGGTCATAATGATGCATCAGCACAATCAGCCCCCGTAAGTGAAGAAAAAGTAGTGTCTGCTGCACCTGCTACAAGTGAAGTAGTTGAAGTGGCAAATCCTAATAAGCGTGTTTTGGCGATGCCTTCAGTTCGTCAATATGCGCGTGAAAAAGATGTTGACATCTCGCAAATAACAGCTACAGGTAAAGGTGGTCGTGTTATTAAAGAAGATATTGATAGCTTCTTAAATGGCGGCGGTGTAGTTGCAAAAGATTCAGCAACGCCTTCACAATCTGTAGATGTACAACCAAGTCAACCAGCAGCTAAAGCAGCACCAGCGCCAAAAGCCTTTACTTCAACTATGAGCGATATGGAAGAACGTGTTGCTTTAACGCCAACACGAAAAGCAATTGCCAAAGCAATGGTGACTAGCAAACAAACTGCTCCTCATGTAACGTTACATGATGAAGTTGAAGTTTCTGCTCTTTGGGATCATCGCAAAAAATTCAAAGAAGTTGCTGCTGAAAATGGCACGAAATTGACCTTCTTACCATATGTTGTCAAAGCATTAACAGCTACGGTGAAGAAATTCCCAGTTTTAAATGCTTCTATTGACGATGTGAAACAAGAAATTGTTTATAAACATTACTATAATGTAGGGATCGCCACAGATACTGACCATGGTCTATACGTACCAAATGTCAAAAATGCGGATCAAAAAGGTATGTTTGCGATTGCTGATGAAATTAATGATAAAGCACAACTAGCTCATGACGGTAAACTTGCTGCAGATGATATGCGTAATGGAACAATCACAATCAGCAATATTGGCTCAGTTGGCGGTGGATTCTTTACTCCTGTTATCAATTACCCTGAAGTTGCTATTTTAGGTGTGGGTACCATTTCACAACAACCAGTCGTTAATGCTGAAGGTGAAATCGTAGTGGGCCGCGTGATGAAGCTTTCATTAAGTTTTGATCACCGTATCGTTGATGGCGCCACTGCTCAAAAAGCAATGAATAATATTAAACGCTTGTTAGCTAACCCAGAGCTAATGTTAATGGAAGGATGA